The following is a genomic window from Rhodoferax sp. PAMC 29310.
CTCGCCAGCCAATCATCTTGGAGTTGAGGTCGTCCACTGGCACCGTCCAGCGGACAATGTGAAATCGTCCAAATAGCTTCTTCTTGTGTCCGTCTTCCGATGTGTAGGCGTGCAGGCTCAGGTTGGGCAAAACCTGATGCTGAACGCGGATGTACATGTGGTTGTCGTCAGAACGGCGCGCACCTGAGCAGGCCAAGCCACGACCGCCGTGGATGGGAACGAACTGCATATCCGGAGGCACTTCCATCGACGCTGCGCCCACTTCGTCAAAGGTCGTGCCTTGGTAATGCTCACCGGTAACCTGGCGTTTGGCGTGCAGCGCCATCGTATGGAAGTTGTCGGCCGAGTTGTCCTGCACCTGTAGCCAGTTGCAATGCTGGAAGTTGCTGTAAGGCACTAGTTCGTCGCCTTCGGCCACGGTGAAATTGCTTTCCCATTCAGGAAAAGGCGGCTCATCTTGAGGCGGGCCCATGTACGCAAAGACCAGCCCGTTGCGCTCAACCGTCTTGTAGGCGCCTTGACGAATGGAACAGCGATAGCGCTCTCCTTCCTCCTCCTCGCCTTCGGGGAAAGGCACGCGCAGGCAGGTTCCGTCGACATCGAAAACCATGCCGTGGTAGCAGCAGGAGATGCCGTGCTCTTCAATCTTGCCGTACTCTAGCGAAGCGCCCCGGTGCACGCAGTGGGCGTGCAGCAGACCGATGTGGCCGCTGCCGTCCCGGAAGCAGACCAGCTCCTCACCCAAGATTTTGAGGAAACGGGGCGTGTCGCTCAGCTCCATCGTCATGCACACAGGTTGCCAGAAGCGGCGCATGTATTCGCCTGTTGGCGTGCCCGGCCCTACTTCCGTCAGCTCGGCGTCGTGGCTGGGTTCTTTGTTAGTGAAGTATCCGCCGAAGGGGATGAGCTTCTTGGCGGTTGGGGCGCCTGCAACGGCGTTATTTTCAAACTTATCCTGAAGGGTGGTCATGATTGGGCTCCGTGAGGTGGGTCGGTGAAAACAAACTCTAAATACCGTACTCTGAATACTGTATACAGAGTTTAAAATCGATTTGAAATTTTCGCATGAGGGATTTCCCTTAATTCACCGCGAGTCACTACTTGAAGTAGATCGACTTGAGTTCAGCCCTTTATGGAACACACTCCATGCGACGGACCTAGGCCCCCTGATTTGCCGTCGTACTAAAAACCTTCGAGCCGTTCAGCGACGGCCAGGGCACACCAAAATTGAGAGCAACGTAAAGTATTTAAGTGTCAAAGCCGAAACGCGCTAGAAATGGCCGAGCAGATCGATATCAGAGCGAAGACTTTACGGGAGGTGACCCCGACGATTTGACCGCCTGACAGCGGTCATTCGTGACTGCCAGCAACTGGTGCCGATGCGGATGCACCGGCCATCGACTTCATCGCATCTTTGTTGCCCGTCAACCTGTACATGCTACGACCGCTCTGGAGCATGGAGATCGAAAAGTCGTTTGACCGGAACGTGCTCTTCCTGCTTTTCGAGTTCCGCAGATGAACGTCAGCTGATCGTCGGGAAGAGACATTGGCAGTCGTAGACCCTTTGGCCGCTTCCGTCCGCACTGCCGAATTACATGCCGCTGCATTGCTGACGTTCATTCCAAACGAACTGTTTCTTAGGAAACGGCTCGACTTTAGTTCCAACTACCCGATGGCCTACTTTGAAACAGGGGGTAGGTTTGACTGGAATATTCAAAATAAAATGGACAGTCGAGCCATCGATGTGTCCATCGAAATGATGAAATTAATGGACACCAAGAAAGTACGCAAGCTGTTGATTTACCAAGAATAATTTATGCCCATCAAATTAAAACTCGGGTGTGCTTTTCGAGGGGATGGGCTCATTTAGCCAATGTAGTCCGCGTGCTGGGGAATATTCATTCACCCAGTTCGCGCCAGCGTACAAGCCTCGTCAATCCAAACAGTAATGCACGAATACCAGCCCACGCAAGTATTAGCCAACCGAAGTGCAGGACTAGCAAGTAGGGAGCTGTGAACCACCCGTCAACGTAGTCACGCAACCGCGGGATCCAAAAACCGGACCACTCTAAGCATGCGGGCGGACTGCGCCAGGGATCCACTTCGCAGCCCAGCCAAGAGAGAGCAACTCTTGCAGTTTCCGTTGCAACA
Proteins encoded in this region:
- a CDS encoding Rieske 2Fe-2S domain-containing protein; this translates as MTTLQDKFENNAVAGAPTAKKLIPFGGYFTNKEPSHDAELTEVGPGTPTGEYMRRFWQPVCMTMELSDTPRFLKILGEELVCFRDGSGHIGLLHAHCVHRGASLEYGKIEEHGISCCYHGMVFDVDGTCLRVPFPEGEEEEGERYRCSIRQGAYKTVERNGLVFAYMGPPQDEPPFPEWESNFTVAEGDELVPYSNFQHCNWLQVQDNSADNFHTMALHAKRQVTGEHYQGTTFDEVGAASMEVPPDMQFVPIHGGRGLACSGARRSDDNHMYIRVQHQVLPNLSLHAYTSEDGHKKKLFGRFHIVRWTVPVDDLNSKMIGWRVMGPGIDTRGVGNKSLVGYETIDFLEGQVALRRPERFGKYELEDMPPIPSDHRARPNYKDCQYAPGDYEAIISQRPIAIHALENPTKFDAGVYMLRKLLRDAVRGSNPKAGPEQFADWLRDCGGTPNSYCSGNVFELPVGRTKEEEVTLRRHLARQVVTILTEADGMKGPERDRFVKAKLEALQQDVLARRQA